A single Vulcanisaeta distributa DSM 14429 DNA region contains:
- a CDS encoding RtcB family protein produces MVPPLKKISDYVWEIPKGYKPCMKVPARIFADETLLEKMKTDMTLEQAANVACLPGIYKYSIALPDAHQGYGFPVGGVAAMDMEQGVVSPGGIGYDINCGVRLLRTNLTEKDVRPKLRELVDTIFKLVPAGVGETGLLKLSFGDLDKVLDEGVDWALSKGYGWGDDKNFIEEFGHYEGADSSKVSQRAKERGKDELGTTGSGNHFIEIQVVNKIFDANLAKRLGIEQEGQVMVLIHTGSRGLGHQVATDYIRVAENKMKQWGLFLPDRELASMPLSTREAQDYLAAMKAAANYAWTNRQIITHWVREAFRRVFGKDPDKLGLEIVYDVAHNIAKIEDHVIDDEGHVRRVLVHRKGATRSFPAGRPEIPPKYRDIGQPVLIPGSMGTASYVLIGLPTSFQVTFGTAPHGAGRTLSRSAAVRMLPPNKVRSALENRGIIVRSAESEIISEEAPEAYKNVDKVAEVAELTGMARRVSRHVPIGVVKG; encoded by the coding sequence ATGGTTCCACCGTTAAAGAAAATAAGCGATTATGTATGGGAGATACCGAAGGGGTATAAACCATGCATGAAGGTGCCAGCTAGGATATTCGCCGATGAGACCCTACTTGAGAAAATGAAGACAGACATGACACTGGAGCAGGCAGCCAACGTCGCATGCCTACCAGGCATTTACAAGTACAGCATTGCACTGCCGGATGCGCACCAGGGCTATGGATTCCCAGTGGGCGGTGTGGCTGCCATGGACATGGAACAAGGTGTAGTGAGCCCAGGAGGAATTGGCTACGATATTAATTGTGGCGTGAGACTTCTTAGGACAAATCTGACGGAAAAAGACGTTAGGCCTAAGTTAAGGGAGCTCGTGGACACGATATTCAAGTTAGTCCCCGCTGGCGTTGGTGAGACTGGGTTGCTTAAGCTGTCCTTTGGTGACTTGGATAAGGTGCTTGATGAGGGTGTTGATTGGGCGTTGAGTAAGGGCTATGGTTGGGGTGATGATAAGAACTTCATTGAGGAGTTTGGGCATTATGAGGGTGCGGACTCGAGTAAGGTTAGTCAGAGGGCTAAGGAGAGGGGTAAGGATGAGCTTGGTACCACTGGCAGTGGCAATCACTTCATTGAGATTCAGGTCGTTAATAAGATATTCGATGCAAACCTAGCCAAGAGGCTTGGTATTGAGCAGGAGGGTCAGGTAATGGTCCTAATACACACCGGTAGTAGGGGCCTTGGTCACCAGGTCGCCACTGACTACATAAGGGTTGCGGAGAATAAGATGAAGCAGTGGGGCTTATTCCTGCCGGACAGGGAGTTGGCGTCGATGCCCCTTAGCACTAGGGAGGCTCAGGACTACCTGGCGGCCATGAAGGCCGCGGCTAACTATGCATGGACAAATAGGCAAATAATAACGCACTGGGTTAGGGAGGCCTTCAGGAGGGTCTTTGGTAAGGACCCGGACAAGCTTGGCCTTGAGATTGTCTATGACGTTGCTCATAACATCGCTAAGATTGAGGATCACGTAATTGATGATGAGGGTCACGTCAGGAGAGTTCTCGTGCATAGGAAGGGGGCTACGAGGTCATTCCCAGCGGGTAGGCCGGAGATACCGCCTAAGTATAGGGATATTGGGCAGCCTGTCCTGATACCCGGTAGTATGGGTACGGCATCCTACGTATTGATTGGTTTACCAACGTCATTCCAGGTAACCTTTGGCACAGCACCGCATGGGGCAGGTAGAACGTTGAGTAGGTCTGCCGCCGTTAGGATGCTACCACCTAATAAGGTTAGGAGTGCCTTAGAGAATAGGGGCATCATCGTGAGGTCCGCCGAGAGTGAGATAATATCTGAGGAGGCGCCTGAGGCGTATAAGAACGTTGATAAGGTTGCCGAGGTAGCCGAGTTAACTGGAATGGCTAGGAGGGTCTCTAGGCACGTGCCCATCGGCGTCGTTAAGGGATAA
- a CDS encoding MFS transporter, with translation MTKLLNSLFNRYRNILSIRDVALLVYSNVFVYAARGIVLFVVFILGFDTMRIFGVALTYALLVPASMMRLFSGVVIDVFGRERQALIIGNALMSVLFMVAFLTLSMIGINSLSLIIILIITMAALGMLSAINVVRNALVKELLNNDNEKITLYTSLNNTLISIMSIALAVVSGYLLYLSIEIAKYLFLASALFLTASIMPLASVRHQGRVVEDTNIQVIRRGFVRFGELFKGNTGFKVIILTITVTYLSIISLDVLSYSILSLYYNVALLAGIDSVFGYAGAMIGSMLTPRFRVSRLRVIYAILTTALIIGLGFGVIPMLIRGMVIAVPLLFMVNLIYNIFINAFFTAVTSILISIVPRSEFGIVYSSAWVLFTASQITSAIIWAFIGSVIGAPKAMITAMATGIMASLIFNIVYGRVSFEERKDGEK, from the coding sequence ATGACTAAGCTACTAAATAGCCTATTTAATAGGTACCGAAATATCCTAAGCATTAGGGATGTGGCTTTGCTTGTTTATTCTAATGTCTTTGTTTATGCCGCGAGGGGTATAGTGCTGTTTGTGGTGTTCATCCTGGGTTTTGATACCATGAGGATCTTCGGCGTAGCCCTAACCTATGCATTACTCGTACCAGCATCAATGATGAGATTATTCAGTGGAGTGGTAATTGACGTATTCGGCCGTGAAAGGCAGGCGTTAATAATTGGTAATGCGTTAATGTCCGTGCTTTTTATGGTAGCCTTCCTGACGCTGAGCATGATTGGTATCAATAGCCTTAGCTTAATCATAATACTCATAATCACCATGGCAGCCTTAGGCATGCTCTCAGCGATTAATGTTGTTAGGAATGCATTGGTTAAGGAACTGCTCAATAATGATAATGAGAAGATAACACTATATACATCACTTAACAATACATTAATATCGATCATGTCCATAGCCCTAGCCGTGGTCTCGGGGTACCTACTATACCTAAGCATTGAAATAGCTAAGTACTTATTCCTCGCCTCGGCGCTATTCCTCACCGCATCAATAATGCCACTTGCCTCGGTAAGGCACCAGGGTAGAGTTGTCGAGGATACGAATATCCAAGTCATTAGGCGGGGCTTTGTTAGGTTTGGGGAGTTATTTAAGGGGAATACCGGCTTTAAAGTTATAATCCTGACGATAACGGTCACTTACTTATCAATAATATCTCTTGACGTACTGAGTTACAGCATATTATCTCTATATTACAATGTGGCCCTACTTGCAGGTATTGACAGTGTATTTGGTTATGCCGGTGCGATGATCGGTTCTATGCTCACGCCTAGGTTTAGGGTCAGTAGGTTAAGGGTTATTTACGCGATCTTAACCACAGCATTAATCATTGGTCTAGGCTTCGGCGTGATACCCATGCTCATTAGGGGCATGGTTATTGCCGTACCACTGCTATTCATGGTAAACCTCATTTATAACATATTCATTAATGCATTCTTCACGGCGGTTACGAGTATTCTCATTTCCATAGTTCCACGTAGTGAGTTTGGAATTGTTTATTCATCTGCATGGGTATTATTCACAGCATCGCAGATAACAAGCGCCATTATCTGGGCCTTCATAGGCTCGGTTATTGGCGCACCAAAAGCCATGATAACCGCCATGGCAACAGGAATAATGGCATCTCTCATATTTAATATAGTTTACGGCAGGGTAAGTTTCGAGGAAAGGAAAGATGGGGAGAAATAA
- the gatE gene encoding Glu-tRNA(Gln) amidotransferase subunit GatE has product MDYRAVGLKVGLEIHVQLNTGRKLFCNCPPIVRNDEPHFRVIRRLRPSMSELGEVDPAAIWEFRKHRTFVYEGYYDTTCLVELDEEPPHDPDPDSLEVALAVAMMFNAKIFDEVYVMRKTVIDGSNTSGFQRTMLIAHDGLAKFFDYKVPIQTIALEEDAARKIEERGDTVVYRLDRLGIPLIEISTGILTYSPQEVMEVAYYIGHSIKMTGKAKRGLGTVRQDVNVSIEGGAKTEIKGVPDLSLIPKVIEYEVQRQLNLLAIRDELIKRGVREDWFVKDFVDVTDIFSSTKSNLIRKVLDSGGKVIAIKTPGLKGILGKEVQPNRRFGTELADRVRVWTSLSGLIHSDELPGYGITAEEVSRVSSRLGVDSFILLAGTSDRDLVDAVDVIIDRIREALHGVPEETRAANPDGTTRFMRPRPGAARMYPETDLRPIRITEEMLARAKALIPEPIESRVGRYVSYGMSRELAMQVIKSPFYDLIDYLISEFQGRVSATLIANTVVNTMKSLQRDGVDVSVITEDHLKAIFNEYAQGVITKEAIPDIIAAWSKEPDKPISDIINKLGLRRMSPEEVRKYVMERAPKLGISDRNKLMNALMKELRGRADPSDIMAAIDEYQKSQGSK; this is encoded by the coding sequence ATTGATTATAGGGCTGTTGGGCTTAAGGTTGGCTTGGAGATACATGTTCAATTGAATACGGGTAGGAAGTTATTCTGTAATTGCCCGCCGATTGTCAGGAATGATGAGCCTCATTTTAGGGTTATTAGGAGGTTGAGACCTAGTATGAGTGAGCTTGGTGAGGTTGATCCGGCGGCTATTTGGGAGTTTAGGAAGCATAGGACCTTCGTTTATGAGGGTTATTACGACACCACATGCCTCGTGGAGCTCGATGAGGAGCCGCCACATGACCCAGACCCTGACTCGCTTGAGGTTGCCCTTGCCGTTGCCATGATGTTTAATGCCAAGATATTTGATGAGGTTTACGTAATGAGGAAGACGGTCATAGACGGTTCAAACACCTCGGGCTTCCAGAGGACCATGCTTATTGCGCATGATGGTCTCGCTAAATTCTTTGATTATAAGGTGCCCATACAGACGATAGCCCTTGAGGAGGATGCGGCTAGGAAGATTGAGGAGAGGGGTGACACAGTTGTTTATAGGCTTGATAGGCTCGGTATACCACTTATCGAGATATCCACGGGAATACTCACGTACAGCCCTCAGGAGGTTATGGAGGTGGCCTACTACATTGGGCATAGCATTAAGATGACGGGTAAGGCCAAGAGGGGTCTTGGCACGGTTAGGCAGGACGTGAATGTATCCATTGAGGGCGGTGCTAAGACGGAGATTAAGGGTGTTCCAGACCTCAGCCTGATACCCAAGGTCATTGAGTACGAGGTTCAGCGCCAATTAAATCTATTGGCTATCCGTGATGAATTAATCAAGAGGGGCGTGAGGGAGGACTGGTTTGTTAAGGATTTCGTTGATGTCACCGACATATTCTCATCCACCAAATCCAACCTAATCAGGAAGGTCCTCGATAGTGGCGGTAAGGTGATAGCAATAAAGACGCCAGGCCTAAAGGGCATATTGGGTAAGGAGGTTCAGCCAAATAGGAGGTTTGGCACGGAGTTGGCGGATAGGGTTAGGGTCTGGACAAGCCTGTCCGGCCTAATACATAGCGATGAATTACCTGGCTATGGAATAACAGCTGAGGAGGTTTCCAGGGTATCCTCGAGGCTTGGTGTTGATTCATTCATACTCCTTGCGGGTACGTCGGATAGGGACTTGGTGGATGCCGTGGACGTAATAATCGACAGAATCAGGGAGGCATTACACGGTGTTCCTGAGGAAACGAGGGCGGCTAACCCAGACGGCACGACAAGGTTCATGAGGCCCAGACCCGGCGCCGCGAGGATGTATCCAGAGACTGACCTTAGGCCCATAAGGATTACCGAGGAAATGCTGGCGAGGGCCAAGGCATTGATTCCAGAACCCATTGAGTCCAGGGTGGGTAGGTACGTCAGCTATGGCATGAGTAGGGAATTAGCGATGCAGGTAATAAAGTCCCCATTTTACGACCTAATTGATTACCTAATAAGTGAGTTCCAGGGCAGGGTATCAGCCACGTTAATAGCTAACACAGTCGTGAACACCATGAAGTCGCTCCAGAGGGATGGTGTTGACGTGTCCGTGATAACCGAGGATCACCTTAAGGCGATATTCAATGAGTATGCCCAGGGCGTAATAACCAAGGAGGCGATACCCGACATAATAGCGGCGTGGAGTAAGGAACCTGACAAGCCCATCAGCGACATAATCAATAAACTGGGGCTGAGGAGGATGAGCCCTGAGGAGGTTAGGAAGTACGTAATGGAGAGGGCACCCAAGCTCGGCATAAGCGATAGGAATAAGCTCATGAATGCGTTGATGAAGGAGTTAAGGGGTAGGGCTGACCCAAGCGATATAATGGCCGCGATAGATGAGTACCAGAAGTCGCAGGGTAGTAAATAG
- a CDS encoding MFS transporter gives MPVAGRLERLPWTSMHTKLLVLLTLGEFFELYDWFVGGFVAVPLASYFHVPLATSIYYTVAIFFLGAFVGCVLFTYIGDSMGRRTALIVNMAIAGIGFLITPFMPNIYLYGLMRFITGLGVGPESILVVDVMTTEFFPAKIRGRALARAYTAAWIAPIVVAALAYALLPHKYILYGWQWLYIIAGIGVVLIVPWRFLIPESPRWLESRGRYEEADRIVGMFEEAARREKGELPPPIPVEVTTVQRVPISDLFKGEYKRRTIMLWVFEFLQTGVYYGFASLAPSVLFVKGITLVKTLQYSLLIYTGYFISSLVSIFIIDSVKFDRKWQTAVIMLVMGFVGLAFGLSSTPAEAVSTGFLFALLANIFSNAFHQYAAELYPTRIRAFADGVQYGVSRLGNYVWLTLLPIVLTTYGAVTMYTIVLILAIVVFLDVGLLGPKASQIVVEKLSR, from the coding sequence ATTCCAGTGGCCGGTCGCTTAGAAAGACTGCCCTGGACTTCAATGCACACTAAATTGCTTGTTCTTCTGACTCTTGGTGAGTTCTTTGAGCTTTATGATTGGTTCGTTGGCGGCTTTGTCGCGGTTCCCTTGGCTTCTTACTTCCACGTACCCCTTGCCACATCAATTTACTATACTGTCGCCATATTCTTCCTAGGCGCCTTCGTTGGGTGTGTATTGTTCACGTATATTGGCGATTCCATGGGTAGGAGGACTGCCCTGATAGTCAACATGGCTATAGCGGGGATTGGTTTCTTAATAACACCATTCATGCCAAATATATACTTATATGGTTTAATGAGGTTTATAACGGGCCTTGGCGTTGGTCCTGAGTCAATACTTGTGGTTGATGTGATGACTACAGAATTCTTCCCAGCTAAGATTAGGGGTAGGGCATTGGCTAGGGCTTATACGGCTGCCTGGATAGCGCCAATAGTAGTTGCTGCCCTTGCCTACGCTTTATTACCGCATAAGTACATTCTCTACGGCTGGCAATGGCTATATATAATTGCGGGTATCGGCGTCGTTCTGATAGTTCCATGGAGGTTCTTAATACCGGAGTCACCAAGGTGGTTAGAGAGTAGGGGTAGGTATGAAGAGGCTGATAGGATAGTGGGTATGTTCGAGGAAGCGGCCAGAAGAGAAAAAGGTGAATTACCACCGCCAATACCTGTTGAGGTCACTACAGTACAGAGAGTACCAATAAGTGACCTCTTTAAGGGCGAGTATAAAAGGAGAACAATAATGCTCTGGGTCTTCGAGTTCCTGCAGACTGGGGTTTATTACGGCTTTGCATCATTGGCTCCGTCAGTGCTCTTTGTTAAGGGCATAACATTAGTGAAGACGCTTCAATACTCATTACTCATATACACCGGTTACTTCATTTCTTCATTAGTATCTATATTCATAATAGATAGTGTTAAGTTTGATAGAAAGTGGCAAACTGCAGTCATAATGCTGGTCATGGGCTTTGTCGGTCTAGCCTTCGGTCTCTCATCAACCCCAGCGGAAGCCGTGAGTACCGGCTTTCTATTTGCCTTATTAGCTAACATATTCTCGAATGCCTTTCACCAATATGCCGCTGAGCTTTACCCAACTAGGATTAGGGCCTTCGCAGATGGTGTTCAATATGGCGTAAGTAGGTTGGGTAATTACGTATGGTTAACATTACTACCAATAGTATTGACTACATACGGCGCCGTGACTATGTACACAATAGTGCTAATACTCGCCATAGTGGTATTCCTTGACGTTGGATTACTGGGACCTAAGGCGTCGCAAATAGTCGTGGAGAAGCTGTCAAGGTAG
- a CDS encoding DUF3501 family protein: MASDLFKIINHLYLPSQYSSMRERIYELVSNYKASRYVKIDDRITVLFEDAVTVWFQIEETVYLEGVDDESILREAVRTYSPMVPRKDEISLTVFIHVFNYDELRNLLPKYKGIENTISIKINDHAIPAKPIYPEDYGPNALPRSIHYLKVSEAGLDSMLSNASSVAVSISHPMVNKTVKIPSDTLESLKYSVKDISWQ, translated from the coding sequence ATGGCAAGTGATCTATTTAAAATCATAAATCACCTCTACTTACCATCACAATACTCAAGCATGAGAGAAAGAATCTACGAACTAGTGAGCAATTATAAAGCAAGTAGGTATGTTAAAATTGATGATAGGATAACCGTACTCTTCGAGGATGCAGTAACCGTGTGGTTCCAAATAGAGGAGACTGTATACCTAGAGGGTGTTGATGATGAATCCATACTCAGGGAGGCCGTGAGGACCTATAGCCCAATGGTGCCGAGGAAGGATGAGATCTCATTAACGGTGTTTATCCACGTATTTAACTACGATGAATTAAGGAATTTATTACCCAAGTATAAGGGTATTGAAAATACCATCAGCATAAAAATTAATGACCATGCAATACCTGCCAAGCCAATATACCCAGAGGATTACGGACCAAACGCACTGCCCAGGAGCATTCATTACCTTAAGGTTAGCGAGGCGGGGCTTGACTCAATGCTCAGTAATGCATCTTCGGTCGCGGTCTCAATATCGCACCCAATGGTGAATAAGACCGTGAAAATACCCAGCGATACCCTTGAATCGCTTAAATACTCTGTCAAGGATATTTCCTGGCAATAA
- a CDS encoding rubrerythrin family protein, protein MSIKRVPKGTKTYENLKIAFQGESMANRRYLYYARMAKQLGLNDIAEIFEKTANAETGHAFGHLMFLGVDPVAEIEINTIEDALRASIYGETYEWTQMYPGFAKVAREEGFLEVAEWFEAVAKVERFHANRFNEALEKYYKGRGVKTEVEDETLGKL, encoded by the coding sequence ATGAGTATAAAGAGAGTTCCAAAGGGTACGAAAACCTATGAAAACCTGAAGATAGCATTCCAGGGAGAGTCCATGGCAAACAGGAGATACCTATACTACGCAAGAATGGCTAAGCAACTGGGGCTTAATGACATAGCCGAGATCTTCGAGAAGACCGCTAATGCTGAGACAGGGCATGCCTTTGGGCATTTAATGTTCCTCGGTGTTGACCCAGTCGCGGAGATCGAGATAAATACAATAGAGGATGCCCTGAGAGCCTCGATATACGGCGAGACCTACGAGTGGACACAGATGTACCCAGGTTTTGCTAAGGTGGCTAGGGAGGAGGGCTTCCTAGAGGTTGCTGAGTGGTTTGAGGCTGTGGCTAAGGTGGAGAGGTTCCACGCAAATAGATTTAACGAGGCACTCGAGAAGTATTATAAGGGTAGGGGCGTTAAAACGGAGGTTGAGGACGAAACACTGGGCAAGTTATAA
- a CDS encoding Fur family transcriptional regulator codes for MGNINEIIELLRSKGLKVTPQRVAILQLLMNGGHFTMDQVLNELRKIEPNISISTVYNTLNTLVRLGILRSFEADGKTWYEMRKDPHINVICEDTGQIMDVDIDVSAIEREVSKLGIEIKDLNVIIRGNCRGTS; via the coding sequence ATGGGTAATATCAACGAAATAATCGAGCTGTTAAGGAGTAAGGGACTCAAGGTTACGCCACAGAGGGTGGCAATACTGCAACTCTTAATGAATGGCGGTCACTTCACGATGGATCAAGTACTCAACGAATTAAGGAAGATTGAACCCAACATAAGTATATCCACCGTATACAATACATTAAACACCCTCGTTAGGCTGGGTATCTTGAGGTCCTTTGAGGCTGATGGTAAGACCTGGTATGAAATGCGTAAGGATCCTCATATTAATGTCATCTGTGAAGATACAGGTCAAATAATGGATGTAGACATTGACGTATCTGCCATAGAGAGGGAGGTGAGTAAGCTAGGTATTGAGATTAAGGACTTGAATGTAATAATTCGAGGTAATTGTCGAGGTACTTCATAA